Within the Phaseolus vulgaris cultivar G19833 chromosome 9, P. vulgaris v2.0, whole genome shotgun sequence genome, the region TTTGGGTCATTTTCTTTGACCATGTTTTAGGCCAATTTTGATGACCCATGTATTGGGCCAATTTTCATGGACCATGTATTGGGAAAATTCCAGTAGGgtgtaaaatagaaaaaaaaaagtataattagAGTTACAATTGGGTCTCCTTGGATCCAATGCAACCCTAGACCATATAGGGTGCACAAATAAATTACTATAgtgtaaatagaaaacatggagtggcaaggaaggcatgaagATCCACATTTCATCCTCTCAATGGAGAGGACTCCCACCAATGCCAAAAAGGCCATTTCTCTTCATGGGAATGGAGAGGATTCTCTCCAATTAGAGGACACTTGTCAACCTCTAATTTGAAAGGATTAGCTCCAATTAGAGATAGTCACTTGTCTTTCTAGGAGTGGAGAGATTTTAGGGTTAAAGCTTGCTCCTTGGTTGCGCATAACAATATAAATACAAGTGCTAGCCCCTTGTAAATCAGCTTTGATTGACTAATGAATTATTGCACAAATTCAACCTCAATTGTCTCTTAGCTCCCTCCTGGTTAACACTTTTGTGAGTGTTTTGGCAAGGATTCTCTTAGAAGTTTGCCTCACATCTTCTAAGCATATTTTCCCTATTTCATTTCACCTTCATCCATGGTTCAATTTTAgcaataaaaattacaaatatttctCACATTCCACAACAAAGAACTAAACCAAAAGAAACAATGCAAATCAAGCTAGAATTGCATCATTCATAAGCTTCTTTTACAAGAGGCTAACacatttatttatagtgttaggGTTAGCTCAAAAAAGGAAAAGttcaaaataattcaaattcaaaataatccGTAGATCTAGAAGAGCCAATGAGAGTGTGTCAAGTTGAGCTTATGCTTTCCATGTGCCTTGATCCTCTCAAATGAAAGGTTGCAAGTGTCATCCTCTCATTTAAGAGGAATCTCTCAAATGAGAGGTTGACAAGTGTCACCTCTTCATTAATtcaaatcctctccattgaggAAGTGTCATGTGGCTAGTTACACTCTCCATGCCTAATCACACTCCCCATGTCTTGGATGTCTAGGGTTTACATTGGGCTTAAAGAAGCACAAATATAACCCTAGATGGTTTATGACATCATATGCTAACCTTATTCTACACCTAGCCcaaatacaaggcccaaaacCTACACTATTTAGCACagttattttatgctactaggtCCAATACATGGCTtatgaaatcctaaacaactttatacaattatttaaactaaagtTTGACCcaaaaaataatgttgactagtcTCTTCTGAACTCAGCCAAAATTAAGTCTTTTTGTATTCATCTAACCAAAGCTCTAATTAATGTTTAGATGACTTAgaggtcttcttggatatgcTCTGTACATTTCTTCATCCTAGAGTTGTCCTATTGATTAAGCCTACAAAGATAAACAAAAACTCAATTAGACTCATATTTTCAAGTAAGTCCATAACCATTTTTCTAatcttcatcctccttatttcATGGGTGTGTGTGACTGGACGATTTCCATAAGAGAATATGTATGCAACTATGTATTGGCATGAACTTCAAAATTTGTCATATTTTTAAGGAAAATAATAGTTGTGCTAATAAATTTGTTAACTTAGGTGTTGATAATAAGTTAGACTtctgttaataatattttatgtctGATTCTTTTAGTTTGAATTTTTTCTATAACAAATACCAATTTTCTTTATTCCATAGATTGTGttcctttttcttacatgaGTTTTGATTTGGTACtcatgtttatatatatatatatatatatatatatattttatgttatgtttcaTGTGATGATCGATAATTGATGAATTTTGATGTATAAATCTAATTAAGAtgtcaaattttataataatgcctaatataagtttttttaaaacaataataataataataaaccatgtgattaaaattaaatttcatcACGTCCTTACATGtctacttaatatttttttatcaattatatattCAACATGATCTAGaaagaagtaagaaaaaaaaatattaaaataaaaataaacattaataacataattaaacaaataaaatatttaataattatattttattattataaaatatttaaaataaaattaataaaaatttaattaattagtataattttttatattttgtaaattaattttttaatgtatttttattttgaaattattttttatttattaagttttataatattttttatttaaatttgattaattataatttatatttttataaattaattttatattaattaattttaaaatatattaatatataaaacatttattttagaaattaatcaaatcaaacaacaaatattttgttcattcttttttaatttttaataattttttctcaaTCTAAGAACCTCaattcttattttctttcttattttttttattctctaaaaaaaataaaagatgacAAAATAATTAGGagacaatttttatttttagctaaGTTAACCatcacattttttaaaaattttcttgcacattttacttaattattcattaaattaattgaCAATTTATTAGTTTCTCTTCTAATTTTTTGGTATTGTGCCTCTactttgttttaataaaaacattgattttgatatattaaaatatttttaaatattaaacttaatatatatTGAAAGCACAATAAAAAGACATCACCAAAGATACAGCAAGCAAGGAATCCAAATTCGACAAGATTTTATATGGATTTAATAGTGTATTGACATGTAATTAAGTATAAGATGtgtagattttttaaaataatacatttcttcccattatttcaatttttcacTTTAGTAGTTAATTTAACCACattgaattaaaatttagaatcacttaaataacataataaaaatgaGGATCGTAacattaaaatgtattttttccTTAAATTAAAACTATCGTACACGTAGCTGCTAAAATGCTAATAGTACACGTGCGGAATGTCTAACGAATCAATGATTAAAGGTTAATGTCCGACACAGATAcatgtaattgttttttttctaaaaaagaaTACATAGTCTcaacaaattattttagaaagaaaatgtatttttatttctctatttgAATTTTTCACACTTTTAAATGGATGAATTATAcgaatttaatatatatttttattttgcgataattaaaaaatatacgaatttaatatctttttaatttttgtgagaactaaaattttattaaatattaagttgaagtataaaataacaaatttatatatttttaaaaatctagaagactaatttatttatttgaaacatGAAAACCTAGTTGTAAAATGTATAAAGCCCAaaaagacattttgttttcaaagGGTATGTAGATGAAAgtgaatagaagaaaaaaatagtgGGAAGAGAACAAAAGTAAAATAtctcttttattaattaaattttattaaaaattataaaatccaGAAAAGAGATTAAGTAAATAAGTTTGAGATACATTATATTTTGTAATTGTTAATAGattttaattaacaaaaaatatgttaaaaaggcacaataaaataatttaaatcttgctctaaataaaatttatatattatgttgcTCTCCAATTAAATTTATGGTTTCAGGCAAATATAATGtgataaaatttagaaaaaaaaacttttttattatgaaaattacGAAAATAATACTTGAAGTGTAACtggataataataaaataataaaatggtcCACACTCTCATTTGTTACAGTATATATTAATATAGAAGGGATCAGAAAAAACAAAGGAGAGAAAGTaaatatagaaagaaaaaaaatcaaatcccGCAGATATTTGCAGAGGAAAGAGAAGCCAAGCGAAGCTCGTTTTCTTTGTCTCACAGCGTAACACAGCACAATCACAAGCTTCACTCTAGGGTTTCGCTCTCTACGTTCTGTTCACCACTAACCAGTGAGTCTTCTCTCAACCTTACTATGCTTTTGCCCTTACGCTTCTTAATTAGGGTTTATTTCTCTCCTGTAATTTCAATTTGGTGCTTGCTTGAAACCTAATTTATGTTGCTTTTATTTGTTTTCGAACCTCACTGCTTGAATTTGAATGTGGGATATTCGATCTTGTATTTCGCTCTGTTCTTTTTCATATACGTTAGGATTAATAGTGTTATCAATGTCGTTTACGCCGAAAACTACCGTGACTCTGATATCACTACCGGTTAGCAAAACAGAAACGGAAGCTAGATAACGGGATTGTACTTGTGTTGCGTTTATTCAATATGAAGTATGATACCACCCAGAGAAAGCACTATTAACAGTTAGGGGAAAAAACACtcagaaagagaaaaaaaacatacataGGGGGATACTCATGATAACTAGGTCCTTCTTCTTGCTCTTACAATACTATAATCACTCTTCCTGTGTTGGAGTAAGTAACTTCCTCATTTGGATAATTTTTTGCTAGCCTCTATAACCACTATCTTTGTGAGGCAATATGACAGTATCCCTAGTTAGCGACTCTAGATTTTACCCCTTATCGAAAGAATGACATTAGAATGGGGAATCATTATAGTTGTGGTGACAATATATTCTTAAATCTCAACAGGTTGTCTTTTCTTAGTGGGAAATCTCAAAAGCTAAGCTTTGGTTTAGACTAACAATGCATGAGAAAGACCTTTTTATCATTGCATTTTCTTGTGATGGACTATCTGCTTGGTTGTCTCTTTTCCATTTTATAATGAGCTTCCTGGTGCTTGATTTTAGATAAGATTTACTTGGTTTTAGTATTAGGCTACAGGCCTTGATctttatatttgttttctttttagcCTTGTGCCCTTGCTTCGACTATAGTGTGAAATTAATTTCTTATGCTACACTTacctaaaatatatttaactaatgTTATTGGAAAGAAACTTATTTGGTCACTCCTACATGTTGCTGTACCATTACATCTTTAGACCCTTTTTCTATCCCTGAGGCAGGAGTCGTTTTTAGGCTTTCACCCATAGAATGAGCTGGATTACGAAGATCCCAGACATTAGGTAGTTGTGTAGTTGGGTTGGGAGTCTCCTGTGTGCTTTAGTTCTGTGTCTCAGTAAGAGTACATTATTCCAAGTGCTAATATTAGATACAATTTTTCTGCAGTAATTTCATGTGATCAATGCGTGGAGGTGTTACCAAGTCAAACTGTCAAAGTAGCTGGTGTAAATGGGTTTCCAATGGCATTTGATCCTTCCACAGGAGCAATATGAGATATTTAGCACACTAATCAATTCAATATTGAATAGTTTTGAAGTGGAAGAATTTTCAATATATTCTGAGATAGCAGAGGAATAAATAAACCATTGACTAGTTCAAGAAAGGGAAAGGATGTTCCACCTTATGTATTTTGTTTTACTAGATACACCAGTGCCATTTGACATCAAGAACAAACATTGAAGAAAATCAATGCAATCCACATTGTAGCTTTGATCTACTTTTTGAGTGACCAATGGTTGAGTGTTTTGAAGTATTTATGAGATGGATTGAATCTTATAAATTCGGTTATATTTCTAGTCAGTGTGGGATTTCCAAGAGTTGTAAAAATGCTATACCATTTTCATCTTCATGGCTTTTGGAGAATAGACATAGCCTCTGGAAGAGCTAGGGTCTTAAATTTGCTTACTTGAAGATTGGAATCTGTTGAAGTAGATTTGACATCAATTTTGAGGCCTTGGCAGATGTTCTCTTTAATTATTGAACAATATAGTTACAGATGACCAAGAAGACTCTATTTCTAAATGATTTATTCATCATTAAGAAATGCTTAGGCTGTATCTGACATAATACACAAGGAAGACTTAATGGTATAAGCAAACATTATAGAGCCTTAGTAGGTGTTTGTCAAATCAAAATGATAGTTAGTCGAATATAGTTGAAATTATTTTCTCAATGCGACCATTTAATGTATTCTTTCCTTAGGTTTGACATGACCCGTTAGGATATTCATTTAACCTCGACGCATTTCCCACATCTTCAATTATCCTGATTATTATTGCCTCTTGACTTTGACCACCACTGTCAATGTTTACTCTTAAAATTTTTCTTCCTCGATCATTTTGTGTCATCGGGGAGGCTTACATCTTCGAATTACCTGACTGGCAGTTATAAGGTTACTTTCGAATATTTGTGACCCTATCCATCTACTTCTGATTAGATGTGGGGAAATGGGATGGAATATAAAGCTATACATTGGGCtagcataataataataataagtataattttcCCTCAATGGATGAATACGAACAGCCTTCTTCCATGGAAGGAGGATTTCTTCCTCTTCCGTTGAAGACATTTGCCCCACCTTCTATGAATATTCTATAACTCACTgggtagttttaattttaaaatgactTTTGGGAATTACAGAGTTAATCATTATCCCACATACCAAGTATCTATTTAAATTGTAATATAGTAAATAGGGTTAGCATTATTAATCGATTATACTATTAGGCCTTATCTTATTGCCAGGCATTATACCCAACTGACATTCAGTCATAACCAAATCCTATCAATCTActatactgtttttttttttttttgcgtgTGGATCTGTTGAGTCAGTAAATTTTGCTCTATTTATGATTACAAGTCCAactctttctttctttgaaaAAAATGGTATATCTCCCGATATTGGATTTTATCTTTAGACCTCACTTGAAATGAACTTGGTAAATAGGATGTGAAAGTTGAGAGAACGAGTGAAAGGTTGTAGTTTTAATTTCCGCACTGGTAGGCAGAGAAGATGGGCAACCAAAGGAGTTTCAATTCACTTGCTTTTTAGGTTTGAAATTCGAAAGGACTAGAAATATCTACAACATGTCTccatttattataatttttaaagccAAACATGAAGGTGTAAATAAAACTTATTTATCCCatcttttttaatataatttttatacaaaTGGATTCGATCTAACTCAACTCCTAAAGCTGGCGCAAGAGCGGAGGATTACCTTAGTCTTACAGGACTTTTTGGCTAGGTACGAGACATGTTCTGTTTTGATTCGCTGAACTATATGAGCCAACACAACACAAAGTTACTTGTTACCcgtttgatttaaaaaattgacATGAGATGGCACAATACAGGGGATGGAGGacataacaaaattattagAAGTTATAACTCACtaaactaagagaaaactatTTGTCCACTGCATAACTCAAATCTCGAATGAGATTATCTTAACAAAATCTTTATGTGGTTTTGTAATAGTATTCTATTTGTAATCGTGATTACCATTTATAATGATTTGGACCATTGGCATTACATTTTCATCAAAACAATACCTGACTTTTGTATGAAACTGACGGTGATAAAATGGTTGGGAACTACTGTACCTCTTGACCAAGACAACATATATTGATTTATCCTccgaaaaaaattgtaaataaattcattttcaaCCCTTACCTTTCATTTATACCAAGCACATTCTACTATGTGATTTGTAAAACACCTGTGCTGGTAGAAAATGGTTTGGCTATTCCTTTGGTTCATTAATCTAATATGGGTATGCCACTTTGGAGGTCTTGGTCCAAAGCTTAGCACACAATGCCCTACATCCTCAAAGATAATATGTTGTTTTTAGTAATCTTTATTTAGAAGAAGAtacaaagaaaatattaaagcaACTTGTGGAGAATTTCCATATCCAAGTCAGATCAAGTGGATTTGACTGTACAACTGAATTGTTTCTGTAGTCAATTATATCGAGATGAAGTGCTGAGATTTTCAGAAATTGGTTATGCCTCTAAAACTTTTTTGGGATAGATAGTTTTGCTTCTTTTCTGCTCATGTTTCTTTGGATTGATGCTTCTCACATCTCCTTTTTCCTTGTTTGTTGGAGGATTTGGATCCTCCTTTCTTCAACTTTTCTATTGATTCATTTCTGTTGAAAAGGTCACTTATACATGTCTTTAACGTTTGAAGTTAGATTAGGACTCTTATTAAATCTTCCCACCACTTAGATGGACCTATGGGAACCCCAAGGGGCATGGGGTAGATGGAAGAGAGTTAGAATTAGAAGTGCATTGGGAAGGGATTAAATCCTTCCAACTGAGCACATTGGTACAATATATGCTTTGTCAACTGAACTAACACGCTCTAGCTTGATACTTATTGTTTTACATACAATGGAAGTCTTTCATTTACTTTATAATTTCTGTCTTTCATGTCTCCTAGCATGTTGTAGTACtttaatgaagaaaaaaatagtagAAGATTCGGGATATAATCTTAGGATTCTTGTGATTTATATGTTTTGTTAATTCAGAGAACACCGCATTTGTCAAAGTGAAGCCTTACAGTTTTGGCAAGTGAGATGAGTGGAAGTGGCAAAAAGCGCTCTTCAAAGTGGGATTTGAGAGTTGATCCTGAATTTTCACCTGATAATAGTAAGCAATTACGGTCTGGGTGGTCCAATGCAGATGTTGCTGGTAGCAATAGTTCAAAGTGGTCATATTTGGAAGGAAGTGATAAATTAAAGCCTGCTATGGGATTTTCATCCAAGGAACCTTTTTCCGGAGGCAGAGGTTCACATAAAGATGATGTTATGAATAAAGAGTATGGAGGTTTGGATGCAACAATGGAATGGGATGAGGATGGAAGCTACAGCAAAAAAATTTCTCCTGGATCTGAGGAATGGAAACCTAAGAGACATAGTCAATCTCCTAAAAATGGTTGGAGCAGGTCAGTCAGGTTTGTTTCTGTTCTTGGTGTGTCTCTGCTGATCCTGTTTGCTGAATATTGATTGAAACTTTATATTTAAGTGTTCATCTCATGTTTTGTTGTGAGAGCATACTGTAAATAAACTTggttgtgtatattataaattgCAAATGTTCAAAAGGTCCTACAGTATATGTTTGTTGTGTCCTCTGAAGCACTGTGCTTTAATGTAGGAGCTGTATGCACTCAGGAGAATGCTGTGACACCTCTGAGCCCTCCTCAGCAGTGTTGTTGGGACAAATAATATTTCTGTTCTTAGCTATcaaagatatttatttattgtcttAATACTCATTTTCCCCATATACTCTGTTTTCTTTGTCAGACACATGGTGAAAGAAATAAGGCCCACTTAGTTTAGTATTATTGGCCGTTTTATGACATCTAGTTTTTCTTTAATCCCAACCATTTATATGCAATATCTAATAgtcttttatgtatttattttcttatcgaCTAATGTTCAGAATGTGCAGTCTTAAGATTTTACAGAAGAGTTTTTTGTACTAAAGTCACTCTTGCCTTGTTCTTATACCATTTTCTGCCCCTTTCTTTAAGATGGGGCCAATGTTTGTATTTCTGAAGAGCTTGTTTCTTATTATTTGCTTTAATTTTTAGCGCATCCTAGAACTTTCTGATTGCATTCTATTTTAGATCTTTACAAAAAAAGTAGTCTTTATTTTCAAATGTTCACTCTTTGCCTAATAAATTTCATGTTAAAAGATATTAGTGGTAATACTATGGTCATTGTTTTTGTGGTGCATAATATTTCTAGCTTCTGTTTGTTTTGTTAATTGTCTACCTTTGGATTTTGCCAATTACTAGGAGTCGAAGCAGGAGCCCTCCTCATAGTTTTAGGTGGGATTCAGGAGTCAATGACAGAAATAGAATGCGGTCTGGAGGATCGACACAACCATGTAGAGACTTTGCTGCTGGTAAATGTAGAAGAGGCAGCCATTGCCACTTTCTTCATGATAGTCAAAATCATGAGGATAGTTGGGAAAATAAGAGCAGGGAAGATGGAGCTCCAAGATATTCTGTTCCCCATGAGGGTAGAGACTATTCTCTTAAGAGTGGCAGATCTAATGAAGCTTGTACTAATTTTGCAAAGGGCAGGTGTAGAATGGGAGCATCATGCAAGTTTGTGCATCATGACATTTCTGATGGACATGTTAAAGTTTCTGTGGATGAATTAACTAGAGAGAGGGAAATTGATAGAAGGCACAGAGATAGTTCTTTTGAGCAGGGAGGCGGGCATGGACCAAACCGTAGTAGTGATACTCTTTGCAAATTTTTTGCTAATGGAAATTGTCGTAATGGTAAATATTGTAGGTTTTCTCATGATAGGCAAGCATGCAGGAGCCCTAATAGAAGATTAAGAGATGATAGGTGGGCAAGTAATCCTGGTGGGGATCACCATAGGCTGGATAGACCGAAATTGAGTGATTCAGATAGTCCTAATAGAAGGCCAAGGGATGATAGGTGGGGTTCAGATGGTAACAAGGCTGATGCAGATAAAGTTTGGGACAGTCCAAAGTGGAATGATACAGTTGCTGTCTCTGATTCAGCAAAGCTGGTTGAGGACAAAAGTGAAAATGTTGGTGCCGCAGAGCCAGGATTCACTCCTTTACCTACAAGGTATGGATGGAGTCATAATTTGGATAAGAGCAGAGTGCATGGTGAGCAACCTTTTTCAAGTGAAAGAAAGGAAGTTGACAGTTGGGTATCAGGAAATACTGCTACCAACGTTCATGTTTCCCAGTCAATAGGTACAGACATATGGTTGGGTGATACAAAAATGTCTCCTGATTGGCATTACAGGGTGGGATCTTCCAACAGCATTGAAGAAAAGCATGAACAAAATAAGCGTGGGGTAAAACAAGGTGGTACGTATTTAGCCACCTCTGAACGTGACAGAATACAAATTGCTGCAGGTACTCATCTATTTGATGTTCATTTGATTGTCATTCCTTGTTAATTGAAAAATCTTTTATCCTGCTAGTGTAAcccaaaatatttaattgtcATGCAATGATAAATGTGACAAACAAATCTACTGATTCATGCATAGATTTAAACTTTTCAACTTATGTTTCCTCCAGGACAAGGCATTAATCAGAATGCAGAGAGTTTGAATCCTTTGCATTCTTCAGGCTTGCAAGCAGTTGGGCAAAGTCAGGTACCAGTTCCGATTCTACCTTCAAAGGGAGGAATCATTGATGGTATGCCAAACCAGGAAGTCTCTACTGAGAAAAAGTACACTGCTGAACC harbors:
- the LOC137820175 gene encoding zinc finger CCCH domain-containing protein 38-like isoform X1, producing the protein MSGSGKKRSSKWDLRVDPEFSPDNSKQLRSGWSNADVAGSNSSKWSYLEGSDKLKPAMGFSSKEPFSGGRGSHKDDVMNKEYGGLDATMEWDEDGSYSKKISPGSEEWKPKRHSQSPKNGWSRSVRSRSRSPPHSFRWDSGVNDRNRMRSGGSTQPCRDFAAGKCRRGSHCHFLHDSQNHEDSWENKSREDGAPRYSVPHEGRDYSLKSGRSNEACTNFAKGRCRMGASCKFVHHDISDGHVKVSVDELTREREIDRRHRDSSFEQGGGHGPNRSSDTLCKFFANGNCRNGKYCRFSHDRQACRSPNRRLRDDRWASNPGGDHHRLDRPKLSDSDSPNRRPRDDRWGSDGNKADADKVWDSPKWNDTVAVSDSAKLVEDKSENVGAAEPGFTPLPTRYGWSHNLDKSRVHGEQPFSSERKEVDSWVSGNTATNVHVSQSIGTDIWLGDTKMSPDWHYRVGSSNSIEEKHEQNKRGVKQGGTYLATSERDRIQIAAGQGINQNAESLNPLHSSGLQAVGQSQVPVPILPSKGGIIDGMPNQEVSTEKKYTAEPNIMDAGLSQVSSRNPPPTENLVGQEQLAQLTNLSASLAHILGTGQQLPQLYAALNSHYAKDASSLAKAEVSAMPVSNTFIRPDPAVPASNTFIHPDPAVGLPKPYDPMCDSVEQKSAVASGIPPSIPPSKRVAEDVLEIPLQLSNTSRQNRGDSSKAAGSEELVKSDTLIQLQPGQNTGVDKDNNKEVLPEERHKSRDDPKSTKENGPLENMEQTGGPDDAKKTKDLKGIRAFKFALVEFVKELLKPTWKEGQITKDDYKTIVKKVVDKVTGSMQGANIPQTQEKIDNYLSFSKPKLNKLVQAYVEKVQKA
- the LOC137820175 gene encoding zinc finger CCCH domain-containing protein 38-like isoform X2; this encodes MSGSGKKRSSKWDLRVDPEFSPDNSKQLRSGWSNADVAGSNSSKWSYLEGSDKLKPAMGFSSKEPFSGGRGSHKDDVMNKEYGGLDATMEWDEDGSYSKKISPGSEEWKPKRHSQSPKNGWSRSRSRSPPHSFRWDSGVNDRNRMRSGGSTQPCRDFAAGKCRRGSHCHFLHDSQNHEDSWENKSREDGAPRYSVPHEGRDYSLKSGRSNEACTNFAKGRCRMGASCKFVHHDISDGHVKVSVDELTREREIDRRHRDSSFEQGGGHGPNRSSDTLCKFFANGNCRNGKYCRFSHDRQACRSPNRRLRDDRWASNPGGDHHRLDRPKLSDSDSPNRRPRDDRWGSDGNKADADKVWDSPKWNDTVAVSDSAKLVEDKSENVGAAEPGFTPLPTRYGWSHNLDKSRVHGEQPFSSERKEVDSWVSGNTATNVHVSQSIGTDIWLGDTKMSPDWHYRVGSSNSIEEKHEQNKRGVKQGGTYLATSERDRIQIAAGQGINQNAESLNPLHSSGLQAVGQSQVPVPILPSKGGIIDGMPNQEVSTEKKYTAEPNIMDAGLSQVSSRNPPPTENLVGQEQLAQLTNLSASLAHILGTGQQLPQLYAALNSHYAKDASSLAKAEVSAMPVSNTFIRPDPAVPASNTFIHPDPAVGLPKPYDPMCDSVEQKSAVASGIPPSIPPSKRVAEDVLEIPLQLSNTSRQNRGDSSKAAGSEELVKSDTLIQLQPGQNTGVDKDNNKEVLPEERHKSRDDPKSTKENGPLENMEQTGGPDDAKKTKDLKGIRAFKFALVEFVKELLKPTWKEGQITKDDYKTIVKKVVDKVTGSMQGANIPQTQEKIDNYLSFSKPKLNKLVQAYVEKVQKA